In Fragaria vesca subsp. vesca linkage group LG5, FraVesHawaii_1.0, whole genome shotgun sequence, the genomic stretch GCACATTTTTATTCCTTTAAACCATAAGAACTGAGAGTCCCGATAGTTTTCCATCTATTGGCTCTTTTCCCGTTTTGGTTAATCATTTTGTCTTCACTCACCAAGGCTGTGCATGATTGTGTTAGAACGGAATGTGCATCTAGACCTAACATTCTTAAGAAAAACATAACCCAACTCGTGAAAATTGATTCTTGTACAAGCTGTTGTTTGCTTTAGAAATTATGTACAAAGGGCTTGCATCTTTATTACTATATATAATATACAGATATCACAATCAGCAATATGAAACAGATATTGCATAATGATTAACAGAGCTAATTGGGATGATTCTCTGAGCTGTTAGATGAAGACTCAACTATTTTTAAGATTAGTGAATAGTAAGGTTTAACACATGCTTATCTTTTTAATATATTGTTCAACTATCAAATTGACAGTAGCAGGGTAACTGCACGCCTCTGAAAATGGTAGGTTGGATAATTGAGTACAGCATATATAATGGAGGATTCATATGAAATGACATATCAGGTAAACATTGCATCTCTCTATATCACTGGAGAAAGGCTTTTCTTGGCACAGTGATCATCAGGTTACGAATGATTAAAGGATGGAAAAGAAGAGATGGAAGGAATGTGAACTGACTGGTGATGTGTTTTTGAGCAACAGGTACACATGCAGCCGGTGAGTTGAAGCTGCTAGGTTAGTATTTATTCTTAGCTATAGCCCCATGTTATTTAATTTGCTTCCTTTCGTAGATACCAGTTATCTTCACCCTTCTAACAGACAAGAGATCATGGAGAGGAGCACGCACGAGACCCATAGCTATCTAGAGTTTAAGTTTGATTATAAATTTCACAGAAAGAGATATGGCAACATTATAGGGCACAAAATAAGAAATACATTACTACTATGATAGTGAACATGAACATTACTTTACACAGCTAAAGCAAATAAAGAGCTTATGCTTTTTAAGGGATCGCACATTATAACCAAGTTCCTTAATTAACTTGTTTATGGATAAATTGATCCCAATAATGAAATGGTATCTATTTAAACAAAAATATATAAGATCCAAGGAGCTAGGTTAAGATATTAGAGGGTTAAATGAGTGAACAGGAAGGGTGCTTGCTTTTGGAAGGAGGGATATAGACCTAAACCATTGGGCACCAAGATTTGGGAGAGCCCACATCAAAAGATTAATGGAATCTTAAAAGTAGTAGTTTAATGGATTCATTTTGTCAATATTGAAATGGGTTATTTTCATAGGGTTAGGTGGTGAGAGGGAAACCCACTAGCTAGCTGCATAGGGGGTTCCATATGGTTGGAAGAGGAGTTGGAATCCACTAAAAGTGCTTAACATGAAGAAGACATGGGGTTTCTTTATGCTATTCTTGCCAATATGTTATCAAATGGTTTTTCATTTGTTCATATGAGATTTATAAGTATTACTTACTCGGTAGATATTTTACTTAGTATTTCATAAAATAAATATATTTAACTAGCTACAACGTAACGCTCATGTATTGTCCCGTTAGATTGTTATAGTAAAACTTCTTAGATGCGTATTACGATTTTAAACGTATCATTCTTGAACATATATGTTAAATACTTAGCGACAAAACAAATTAACATTTATCACAAATATCTTCTTAGATGTTATTTACTTATTTTTTTAGTACTGACCATGAATCTTTTAGTCAATAACTGACTATGTGAACACTACTAATATATTTAATGAAATATGACCGATGTTTGATCTTTAAGATTAAATATATTCAAATATGGAGGAATTTCACCGTTGAGGATTCACCCTCAAACTAAATGTTTTACCCTGATATACACAGAATAACTGATCAAGGGAGTATTCAAACAATTATAGCGCAGAAACATCATGAAATATTACTTAGTGATGAGCAAATTTAGTAACCCTAAAAGCATTGCTATTGGGGACACCTAGCACGGTTCCATGCCATAGGAAACCTCTGCCTCATTCAGACGTGTAAAGAGATTTTCCCACTATATTGCATCCATTATTGGCACCTTAAACAGAAATAAATAAAGTCCTATAGGCCCCCAATTATTGGTGAAAGAAAAAGAGCCACTTCTTCTCTCCTGCAGGGACAACATATTCAACCAACTCAAACTCTCTGTATCACACTATGCTTCTTGCAGCTAGCTTAGCCTTTAATATATCATCATCATCATCATCGAGTATCATCTATGACAAATGAATCAAATGATGTGTCTGAAAAAACAAAAGCTAGCCTCTCAGGAGGCAGCAGGCAGATTCTGATCCCTTTTACTTCTTACTGAACCATCCCAGCTCGGTCCCAACAAACTAACAGCACCTGGGAACAAATGAATTAAAGAAACCAAAACTTAAAGATGCGAGGACCTCTGTGGAAGATTAAAGCGTATTGACCTTTAAGATCAGTAGTGCATGTACGTGTGTTTTGTATTGTGGTTTCCATGTGCGATAGAAAGAAGAAGAAGAGCAGAAAAGGATCTGTCTTTCTCTTTCAACGTGTCGATCCTCAGCTGCTATATGATGCTGTAGGAAAACTGGTCCCTGCATAGAGGCCAGGGTTGGAGCTAGCTGATCGACTTTGATCATGATCAAGGTGGTGAAGATCATATATACGTATATAGTAATTTATAAAGATCGATGATTTTATATAGTAATTGATGTTATGGATCGTACGGAGTTGGATCAGTAAACATGTGTTTACGATTTGATAATTGGATTATCCATGTGAGCAGCATCAGTAGAACAGAGATCATGATCTTCTAAGAGGAAGCATATGCGTCAGGTGCTTGCATAGCAGGTAGCTTGGAGCTAATCCCTTGCAATTATCGTAAGCAGTAGAGTTTTGGTTTAAGAATTCCAACCAAGTAGCTAGGGGAGTTCTGTAATGGGCTTCTGCTTGTCCGCAAACGATCGAAGAAATTGGTTATTGGGTCATATGCTAACGTCAAATGGACTCTGCACCCCAATTGTGGACATATATATATATATATTAATATATATATATATATATATATATATATATATATATTGTATATATGCCATCATATGTATAAATCCAAACTACCCTCTTCTCGATCAAACCCATGACCGAGACAAATTTAGCTCTTAGTGATGTAAATGCTAATGTACATGGTGTCGAAGAAAAGATACAGGGAAGAAGATGAAGACAAAGATTAAGAACATAACTAATTTGAGAAGGAGAAGCGCGCAATTGGTATTAAATTTAGGGTAATTTCACAATTTGTTGCAACTGATTCTACTCAACACTCCATTCTAGTAAGCTGTTGTAATTAATCACTCCATTCTCTTTTACAACTCATCTCATTATAGTTCTACAAACCAAATCCCACTACTTTTAATCTTATTAGTGTTAGTAAGATCTAAACTAATTGGGTTGGCAGTCAAAACAAGTTAAGCACCCGCCAACTCACTGGGGTCAATGATGCAACGGAATCAGTTGTCGACTACTCTTGTTTAATTTACCTATCAATTAGAATGGTTACTGCTAACATATATCAAAAGAATTTGTTAGAATATAAGAGTAATTAGCTATGTTTCAAAATGCATGTATTGATGATTCTCAAAAACTAAAAAAATGAAAATGAGTGTACTGATCGTTTAAGAAGATGGTTTAAAACACCAGATAATTAATCAATGAGAAACATATATAGAACGCCGAAGGATTTACAAACTCATACAGCAAGAAGTCAACAACTGAAACTCTACAAATTAACGAACACCAGAAAATGAATAAGAAAGAACTTCTTTACATTCATTTGCATGCCTTACGAAATATTATCGAACTTCTGCTCTAAATAAATTACACTTCCCAAAATACAGAATATACATGAACCAGACTCTCCATTCTTTCATTCATGATTTGCAGGCACAAGATAATTGAACTAGAGAGGGAAGAAACTGAATAAAAATAGGAAGAAAAAACAAGAAATTAAAGAAGGAAAATATTGTAAAGCAATGTGAAATTAGATGATCAGCACCAACTTCTACCAACTTTACATGACGAGTGCTGCCAAACTCGTTCCTACGTAATATCACATTTTTTTGTAATTGCTATGTTCTGTTTGTACGACATTCTTGGTTCAGAACTCGAGTCCCCTTCACCAATGTATCCACCGTAAAATCGCATTCGACATGAAAGATCATGCTTTTCTTCAAGGCCCCCCTACGCATCCGCCCCGGGATGTCCATGCTCAGAGAAAACTTGACATGGACTTTCTGTTTGCTACTCGTGCCACTTTTCTCAATGTCTTTAGGCAACTTAATCTTGGAGCCATGAAAGATCAAAGCAAACTCTTTTGAGTTTCCACCATCTTGTTCGAAAGACGGGTAAGTAGCTGTGGCGATTTCTTGCGTCTTAAGATTAAGGAAGGCGTCGTCTCCGCCTTTCTTGTATAGAACGGTCACTTGGGAATTCGGATTTTGAGACTTCAACGTTATGGTGTAGTCCGGTCGATGCGACTTAGTTTTGTTGTTGTAGACGAGTCGTTGGACGGAAAATCTAGGGTCTTTCGACATGGTCACGGACACGTAAAGCCCAGTGATGAGCAAAATGATGAATAGGAGAAAGAAACCAAGGATGCCGAGACAGATGAAGTTGCAGCATACCGGTTTCTTCTTTTTAGACGGATCTCGGTGGCGTTCGACGATGGTGGCATTTTCAGGTGGAGGGATGCGGTAGATTTGATCCTTGGGGACTTGGACAACGTAGGTGCCGGACTCGAAGGTGGCGTATTGAGATTGGTTGTGGGGGACTAACTCTTGGGATGGTGGTACTAATGCCCTAGCTGTGGATGATGAGGCTGTTTGTTCGAACATTTCATTAGGTTTTTGCGGTTCGGAGTACTCATCCTTGCCGTTTCCGGGAGGTGGGACCCGCTCCGCCATAAGAAGATGGGGAGCGGAGGACAAGGAGGGTGGTGTATCTGCTCAATGAGAGATTGGACGCGGTGGCAAATTGCATGGGGGAAGGACGGGAGTGGTGGAGGGGGGACAAATGGGAGGTTGTGAGGTAGAGAGAGAAGGGAAAAAGAATTGATTAAAGGAGGATTAGAGGAGATCTAATCCTTCTTCAAGCAGATAATTTTGAAACTGCACTATAATTAGAAGTTGTTTACAAGGTCAATAGCATTTTGAAATCAATGGATAGTTAAGGGTTTGTGTTTTTTGTTTCTCCCAAAATAACTGAGCTAATGGACTAGAACTCGGAAGTTGTGAGTAGAGATTGCCGCGAGGTCAACTAAGAAAGTCTTTAATTTGTTTGTTTCAAATCTAACAATGATACCACAAACACAAAGAAACTGCTTGCAAATGCCAGAACAGATCGAAGAATGAACTAAGTGAATAACGCAAAGGGTAACATTAGAATAAATTAATTGCATTCTTAAGTTCAATCGTTTAGATACAACGACTAGATAAATTTTTACGTGCGACAACCTCATCACGTGTCCCTTACGACTAGCCACTTCAACAATGACACGTATCAAATTTTTTTATGTCAACAACATTCTTTCTTCTCTCTTCGATGTCGCCGTCAAGCTTTCTCTTCACATGTTCCCGTTGAGCAGTAGCAGCCACCGCTTGCAGATTTATAAGGGACCCTCCACCAGTGACGAACCTACCGGCATCAGTCACCTTCACAACTCCGTACTTGGATTCAGGAAGGTCAGCCATCGCCAGCAAACCATAGAACTTAGCTCCCGATCCATCCCCGGCAGCTTGACCACAATCTCGAGCAGAATCTAATCGGACAATTGTGCCTTCTAGGTCATAACTTCCCAAATCAGGAACTAGGGTTCAAAGAAAACATTGTGGTCAACGGCGACGAAGAGAGAAGAAAGAACGCTGCTGGCATAAAAAAAAATTGATACATACGTGTCAATGTTGGAGTGGCTGGTCGTAAGGGACATGTGGTGCAGTTGTGGCACATAAGAATTTCTCCAACGACTATTAACATACACCGATAAATAACAGAAGAATGATATTTTTGATGAAAAGAAAAACAAAAAAACAAAAACTACATGTTAAACATGAAAACTAAATCTCTTCAAACAAAAAAAGAACATGACAACTAAATTAAAGAACCAAAACTTTTGCATTTATAGCTATATATATGTGCCAACGTTTTGTCTGCTCTCTTCCTTTTTATTTTGTAAGTTTTGGCCAAGTGCTCTGTTTGAGTACTTGTTTTCCTTTCTATTCTTACGGAGGTTTTGATCTTTGGCCTCCTCTCTATGTACTCTCTTTTTCCCTTCATTATTAAATAAAAATAAAGGGCTTTCCCCTTTAAAAAAAAGAAAAAAAAAAAAACAAAACTTCACCATGATTATAAATAGATGGATTCAACCCATTTCCATTGAGGGATCCCTATCTTTGGCCACTTTCTAGGGATAGGGCATTACACCACTTCCCAATTGAATTTTTACATCTCCATCGTTCATATCTTAGGTCTATATGAGTAGATCATCTCTATAAAATTTCATATGATTTGGTGATCGTTAAGGCTTTCAAAAGTTTGATTTAGTTTTAATGATCTTGAACGGTCCAGCTTATGTCAAACTAAAACCGTTGAAGGTCATTAAAACTAAATTGAATTTTTGAAAGCCTTAACGATCACCAAATCATATGAAATTTTGTAGAGGTGATCTACTCATATAGACCTAAGATATGAACGGTGGAGATGTAAAATTATAATCGGGAAGTTGGTGTAATGCCCTATCCCTATAAATGGCTTAAAATAGGGATCCCTCATTGGAAGGGTTCTGTAGATGGATTAGGGGATAATAGACCATAAGTGAGAGTTGCACTTCATTGGTAGGCTTACATAGACGGCTTCATCTTTCGTTATAGTTCTCTACGTAGTATACTGCATATACTATCAATTGAGTTGTTCCAGCAATTGCATCGAGACTGTTGTTGACAAGGATAAAGTAGTCCCTTTTGCAGTAGGAGCATAGGTGACACAGCAACAACCATTCGAAAAGTTTGCGAGAAATAAAATAGGGAAAATAAAAAACAAACAACAATTCATAATACTAAAACCACACAAAAAAAGGGGTACGCGCTGTATGCGCTAGGTTTTGGAGAGGACTCCTCACCGTCTTCGAAAAGATCTGGTGTAGGCCTTTGGCCTCGTCGGCGTGTGTCTTATACGGTCCGGCGGGAAGTGTGCCCAAGGATTTGGTCCGATGATCAGAGGGAAAGGCAGAATGGAGCCATGGTTTATGGATCTCAGTTTAGGGCAGTGACTGCAAAAGGATGCGGTGCACCTTGGAGTAGGTTCGGCTGTGTGGCGCAGCTAGTGATTCCAGATCTTGGGGTGGATGACGGTGAGTCTACGACGGTGGGTACCCAAATTCTGGTGTCTCTCTTCATCAGGTGTTTGGGCACTTGCATGTTGTGGTGGTGGTGGAGGGTGGATGCATCAAGGTATGTCGGCGGCGTCTGTTCGACGGCGAGAGGGATCAAAGAGCGGCGACGTAGCGGCGAGCTGGGAGATGGCAAGGTAGTGGCGGTCATGCAACAACTGTTTTGGATTGGACCCAGAAATTAGGCCATTTCTGCCCTAATCTGAATATGGGCCTCTCCTTGGCAAAGTGGTAACTAGGCCTGGGGTCCTATTTCAGGTTCATTAAGGTATAGTTATTTCTTTAGTGTAATATTTTATTTATGTTATTTAATTTGTTCTCGTCTTTTGTGAGCAATAATTCTCTACATTAGTTGGGTAAAGCGAGTTGGGCTTTATGCCTGTGTGTGCACTCAAAGTGCCTTGTTTGCTCTAGGTATGCAGCGAGTTCCGTGTTTCGTCAAATGGTTGATGCCGCCTAGTGGTAGGGTGAAGCTAAGTGTTATCGGATTTATCCTCCGGCGGCAACATAGTAAGAAAGCTGTGCTTGTGGTAATTATGATTCACAATAGTCAAGTTAACTTTACGTTATGTCACCACTATGTTAAAGCAAACATAATAGCCAATAGAACACTCTTTGTTAGTCGGTGCCTAGTTGGGTACATGTTTGTAGAGACTGCTGATATTAGTTCAGGTCTTTATAATCAGGGTTTACCCCCCTTATATTTGACAGTTTCATTAATCAAAGCTTGAGGGCAGCCGCACCAGCCCTTTACTAAAAAAAAAAGAGAAGGAAAGTTAAAGGTCAAGAAATTTTATTTTATTATTATTATTATTTTTTTAAGCAAAGGTGGGCATGTAACCTATTGTATTAATAGTTGCAGCCAGAATGACATCGATACAGACCCCAACGAATTGAGGTGATTGTCGTTCATCGACGATGAGCCTAGCAAACTATAATCTTACCTTACACAGAGATAATTTTGTATGAAAACTTACGTCGCCAAGGCGCTCGATTGTGGTACCGTAAGAAGTATATATCAACTATCTAGATGTAAAAGAAACATCATAATCTACAGACATCAAAACCTACCTAGAGTTCCTAAAAAAAGTAGGAATTATTATTGTAATTAGACAAAGCTAAAAACATAATGGTTGGGCCAAGAGTAAACCCTAGCCCAACTTAGCAAGCCCAATAGGATTACCAAAGACAACACACACAAGGCCCATTTGTGTGATTGGATAAGTCCACCCATTCCTCTGTGAAGGTATAAGGATAGTTGACAATCCTTTTATCATGCAAAACACCCTGGGATGATGTTATCTGATCAAGAACAAGTGGCACTAATATACCTTATGGTTTCAGGTAAAACATGTATCTGCATATCACTATTTTTCACAGAGGTTAGCAGCTTCGCTTGCTATCCTAGTACTGAGTCTGTTGCTGTCCTGAGTTTTAAAGTCTGTTATACTAGTTTAATAGGTCTTTCAAATTCAAATGGACAACTGAGTTTGTGGGAAGTGCCTAGGCGCTCAAACCAGTCTAACGGTTGAGATCTTTTGTTATGCCAACCCGTGACCAAATGGTTTGTTGCTCAAGGCTCCAGCTAGGATTTTATGATACATTATCCTATGCAGAGCTGGTCCCTGTGTGATTTAAAGACCAGTCGTTATCAGCTGTGTCAAGGTCCACTAATGGACTGAGTAAGAGGGTTTGAAACCTCTTTGCTCCCTGTTTTGAATCGTTCATGTTTTAGGAAAGGGTTATTTGTCTTATTGAGATTGCTTGTGTCATCTCTGTGTTTGGACACATCACTTTCAGTATGGGAGCCAAACACTTCTGTCCAAACATTTCTGAAACATGTTGAGGTCAGCTTGCATCATCTTTGATGCCTTGTCTGCCTATATATATCTAAAGCTTTGGTTTTGCTCAATGGTTGTTGAAAACTGTCTTATTGCGTTTTCTTTATTGAGTCTAGTTTTAGCTTGCATTGTTCATGCTGCTCTAAGTCTTCTTCGCGACTGTAAACCTTAGAGCTTGAACTCAAAACTTCTTTCATCAACTCATATCATGTTGCATACCATGAGGGATGAGTAGTGTAACCAACCCAAGAAGCGTTCAAGGTTGAATAAGCTAGTGGTTAGCTGAATTCACGAACAAGGCTTCTAAAAGTGTTCCATGTTGTAAGAGCTTAGAAACAAGAGAGGGAATAGGTCTAGACTAGTTTGGGACTAGGAAGGATAGCACTGTGGTAGTGTATCACTAGAACTATTATTCTTGTAACGAGTTACTTCAACTTAGTGGAAAGTTTTGTCTCTCAAGAGTTAGAGACACGCAGGTTTTCTCCTTGCATTCAGGGTTTCTGCGAGTAAAAAACATCTTTATGTTGTTTCTTTATTTGCTGCAATTTACTTTCTGCAAACTCGTATCTTGTGAATCTGGGATAGCACAAGTCATTGCTATCATCGGATACAGAAGTCAACGAAAATTGAAAAAAGACCTATTCACCCCCCCTCTAGGAAAATAGAGAGTGTAAATTTCAATTTTCTAGAAAAACCATAATTGTAGGTCGATTGATTTTTTTTTTATATATATTTTTTGAAAAGGGTCGTTCGATTTTATATCAACCTGATACAAGATTTATGTTCCTTGTTATGTTGGGAACACTAGAGAACTACTATCAAAAAGTAGGACCTCACCCTAGCCTTGTTTGCAACGTACTCTATTATGTGATCGATGCTATACTCATTAGATTTGCTGCATGCTTAAGAGTAAGAATCTAAATCTATGAAATTTAAAGAGACTTAAGAGTACACTACATGAAAAAAATAAACACTGATTGACAGGACCCACCCCGAATTTCACCCTGAAACCCGAGGTAAATCCTGCGGGGTCCACCTTCAAGGAAAATTTGCCGAAAATTCGGCATAACCTTCCTTAAAAATGGACAACCCTTACCTGAAAAATCAAACTTAACACTTTTATAACCAAACATCCATCCTCAACACCTGGAGCCTTCCTGCTCCCCAAGTTCAACACATCTCCCAATAACAATTGCTCAACTCTAATAATCCCACAACCAAGAATAAGGACTATTAATAATTTACTATTGGACTTTCAGAGCATATCTACTGTTGAACGAAAAACAATAAATAAAGAATAAGCGGAAGCAGCCTCTGACTATGCCTCGACTCCATGTACGCTCGACCTCACTTAGACTGAGCCTGCAATCTGGGCATTTAAAACCAAAGGGCCCAGGGGAAAGTAATTTTAAAAACGTTAGAGTGAGTGGACGAAAAATAAACAAGTAACTGATCGCAATATAACTANNNNNNNNNNNNNNNNNNNNNNNNNNNNNNNNNNNNNNNNNNNNNNNNNNNNNNNNNNNNNNNNNNNNNNNNNNNNNNNNNNNNNNNNNNNNNNNNNNNNNNNNNNNNNNNNNNNNNNNNNNNNNNNNNNNNNNNNNNNNNNNNNNNNNNNNNNNNNNNNNNNNNNNNNNNNNNNNNNNNNNNNNNNNNNNNNNNNNNNNNNNNNNNNNNNNNNNNNNNNNNNNNNNNNNNNNNNNNNNNNNNNNNNNNNNNNNNNNNNNNNNNNNNNNNNNNNNNNNNNNNNNNNNNNNNNNNNNNNNNNNNNNNNNNNNNNNNNNNNNNNNNNNNNNNNNNNNNNNNNNNNNNNNNNNNNNNNNNNNNNNNNNNNNNNNNNNNNNNNNNNNNNNNNNNNNNNNNNNNNNNNNNNNNNNNNNNNNNNNNNNNNNNNNNNNNNNNNNNNNNNNNNNNNNNNNNNNNNNNNNNNNNNNNNNNNNNNNNNNNNNNNNNNNNNNNNNNNNNNNNNNNNNNNNNNNNNNNNNNNNNNNNNNNNNNNNNNNNNNNNNNNNNNNNNNNNNNNNNNNNNNNNNNNNNNNNNNNNNNNNNNNNNNNNNNNNNNNNNNNNNNNNNNNNNNNNNNNNNNNNNNNNNNNNNNNNNNNNNNNNNNNNNNNNNNNNNNNNNNNNNNNNNNNNNNNNNNNNNNNNNNNNNNNNNNNNNNNNNNNNNNNNNNNNNNNNNNNNNNNNNNNNNNNNNNNNNNNNNNNNNNNNNNNNNNNNNNNNNNNNNNNNNNNNNNNNNNNNNNNNNNNNNNNNNNNNNNNNNNNNNNNNNNNNNNNNNNNNNNNNNNNNNNNNNNNNNNNNNNNNNNNNNNNNNNNNNNNNNNNNNNNNNNNNNNNNNNNNNNNNNNNNNNNNNNNNNNNNNNNNNNNNNNNNNNNNNNNNNNNNNNNNNNNNNNNNNNNNNNNNNNNNNNNNNNNNNNNNNNNNNNNNNNNNNNNNNNNNNNNNNNNNNNNNNNNNNNNNNNNNNNNNNNNNNNNNNNNNNNNNNNNNNNNNNNNNNNNNNNNNNNNNNNNNNNNNNNNNNNNNNNNNNNNNNNNNNNNNNNNNNNNNNNNNNNNNNNNNNNNNNNNNNNNNNNNNNNNNNNNNNNNNNNNNNNNNNNNNNNNNNNNNNNNNNNNNNNNNNNNNNNNNNNNNNNNNNNNNNNNNNNNNNNNNNNNNNNNNNNNNNNNNNNNNNNNNNNNNNNNNNNNNNNNNNNNNNNNNNNNNNNNNNNNNNNNNNNNNNNNNNNNNNNNNNNNNNNNNNNNNNNNNNNNNNNNNNNNNNNNNNNNNNNNNNNNNNNNNNNNNNNNNNNNNNNNNNNNNNNNNNNNNNNNNNNNNNNNNNNNNNNNNNNNNNNNNNNNNNNNNNNNNNNNNNNNNNNNNNNNNNNNNNNNNNNNNNNNNNNNNNNNNNNNNNNNNNNNNNNNNNNNNNNNNNNNNNNNNNNNNNNNNNNNNNNNNNNNNNNNNNNNNNNNNNNNNNNNNNNNNNNNNNNNNNNNNNNNNNNNNNNNNNNNNNNNNNNNNNNNNNNNNNNNNNNNNNNNNNNNNNNNNNNNNNNNNNNNNNNNNNNNNNNNNNNNNNNNNNNNNNNNNNNNNNNNNNNNNNNNNNNNNNNNNNNNNNNNNNNNNNNNNNNNNNNNNNNNNNNNNNNNNNNNNNNNNNNNNNNNNNNNNNNNNNNNNNNNNNNNNNNNNNNNNNNNNNNNNNNNNNNNNNNNNNNNNNNNNNNNNNNNNNNNNNNNNNNNNNNNNNNNNNNNNNNNNNNNNNNNNNNNNNNNNNNNNNNNNNNNNNNNNNNNNNNNNNNNNNNNNNNNNNNNNNNNNNNNNNNNNNNNNNNNNNNNNNNNNNNNNNNNNNNNNNNNNNNNNNNNNNNNNNNNNNNNNNNNNNNNNNNNNNNNNNNNNNNNNNNNNNNNNNNNNNNNNNNNNNNNNNNNNNNNNNNNNNNNNNNNNNNNNNNNNNNNNNNNNNNNNNNNNNNNNNNNNNNNNNNNNNNNNNNNNNNNNNNNNNNNNNNNNNNNNNNNNNNNNNNNNNNNNNNNNNNNNNNNNNNNNNNNNNNNNNNNNNNNNNNNNNNNNNNNNNNNNNNNNNNNNNNNNNNNNNNNNNNNNNNNNNNNNNNNNNNNNNNNNNNNNNNNNNNNNNNNNNNNNNNNNNNNNNNNNNNNNNNNNNNNNNNNNNNNNNNNNNNNNNNNNNNNNNNNNNNNNNNNNNNNNNNNNNNNNNNNNNNNNNNNNNNNNNNNNNNNNNNNNNNNNNNNNNNNNNNNNNNNNNNNNNNNNNNNNNNNNNNNNNNNNNNNNNNNNNNNNNNNNNNNNNNNNNNNNNNNNNNNNNNNNNNNNNNNNNNNNNNNNNNNNNNNNNNNNNNNNNNNNNNNNNNNNNNNNNNNNNNNNNNNNNNNNNNNNNNNNNNNNNNNNNNNNNNNNNNNNNNNNNNNNNNNNNNNNNNNNNNNNNNNNNNNNNNNNNNNNNNNNNNNNNNNNNNNNNNNNNNNNNNNNNNNNNNNNNNNNNNNNNNNNNNNNNNNNNNNNNNNNNNNNNNNNNNNNNNNNNNNNNNNNNNNNNNNNNNNNNNNNNNNNNNNNNNNNNNNNNNNNNNNNNNNNNNNNNNNNNNNNNNNNNNNNNNNNNNNNNNNNNNNNNNNNNNNNNNNNNNNNNNNNNNNNNNNNNNNNNNNNNNNNNNNNNNNNNNNNNNNNNNNNNNNNNNNNNNNNNNNNNNNNNNNNNNNNNNNNNNNNNNNNNNNNNNNNNNNNNNNNNNNNNNNNNNNNNNNNNNNNNNNNNNNNNNNNNNNNNNNNNNNNNNNNNNNNNNNNNNNNNNNNNNNNNNNNNNNNNNNNNNNNNNNNNNNNNNNNNNNNNNNNNNNNNNNNNNNNNNNNNNNNNNNN encodes the following:
- the LOC101291153 gene encoding uncharacterized protein LOC101291153, with the protein product MAERVPPPGNGKDEYSEPQKPNEMFEQTASSSTARALVPPSQELVPHNQSQYATFESGTYVVQVPKDQIYRIPPPENATIVERHRDPSKKKKPVCCNFICLGILGFFLLFIILLITGLYVSVTMSKDPRFSVQRLVYNNKTKSHRPDYTITLKSQNPNSQVTVLYKKGGDDAFLNLKTQEIATATYPSFEQDGGNSKEFALIFHGSKIKLPKDIEKSGTSSKQKVHVKFSLSMDIPGRMRRGALKKSMIFHVECDFTVDTLVKGTRVLNQECRTNRT